A genomic region of Micromonospora sp. NBRC 110009 contains the following coding sequences:
- a CDS encoding helix-turn-helix domain-containing protein codes for MDDLPIGRRVAYWRSRRKMSQQVFADRLGKSKSWVDKVERGVRRLDKFSVLYEIADILQVDVQLLLGKDPERRTDALNCIDQVEVEEIRAALERYDSMSAYFDAAPYPPPLTDMRKAVSHAWLTYQYGRYGMLTRALPKLLRDAQAGDAGYAGDQAREAAHLLGQVYQIASSVLRKLGECDLAWLAADRSMAVAQRADDPLLAGIATTRVCNALVAMGRPRPALELNVRIANRLAPGGGNDVTPDRLSVYGMLLLQGAMAAARIGDSATVDDLLTGAKEAATLLGGDQNHYWTSFGPTNLELHRAAAAVELGDGGRAVETHHRIADPAFNALLPERRAHHLLDIARGFAQIGDVANAGEMLLRGDRLAPSEIRCRPIAHEVMSDVLRRTRGTPPPPIAELAEHMGVGV; via the coding sequence ATGGACGATTTGCCCATCGGCCGTCGGGTGGCGTACTGGCGTAGCCGGCGCAAGATGTCCCAACAGGTCTTCGCCGACCGGCTCGGCAAGTCGAAGAGCTGGGTGGACAAGGTCGAGCGCGGGGTACGGCGGCTGGACAAGTTCTCCGTGCTCTACGAGATCGCCGACATCCTCCAGGTCGACGTCCAACTCCTGCTCGGCAAGGATCCGGAGCGGCGTACCGACGCGCTCAACTGCATCGACCAGGTCGAGGTGGAGGAGATCCGGGCCGCGCTGGAGCGGTACGACTCGATGAGCGCCTACTTCGACGCGGCGCCCTACCCTCCGCCGCTGACCGACATGCGCAAGGCGGTCAGCCACGCCTGGCTCACCTACCAGTACGGCCGCTACGGCATGCTCACCCGTGCCCTGCCCAAGCTGCTGCGCGACGCCCAGGCCGGCGACGCCGGCTACGCCGGCGACCAGGCCCGGGAGGCGGCCCACCTGCTCGGGCAGGTCTACCAGATCGCCTCCTCGGTGCTGCGCAAGCTCGGCGAGTGCGACCTGGCCTGGCTGGCCGCCGACCGCTCGATGGCGGTCGCCCAGCGGGCCGACGACCCCCTGCTGGCCGGCATCGCCACCACCCGGGTCTGCAACGCCCTCGTCGCGATGGGCCGGCCCCGCCCGGCGCTGGAGCTCAACGTGCGGATCGCCAACCGGCTCGCCCCCGGCGGCGGCAACGATGTCACCCCCGACCGCCTCTCCGTCTACGGCATGCTGCTGCTCCAGGGCGCGATGGCCGCCGCCCGGATCGGCGACTCCGCCACCGTCGACGACCTGCTCACCGGCGCCAAGGAGGCGGCCACCCTGCTCGGCGGCGACCAGAACCACTACTGGACCTCCTTCGGGCCGACCAACCTGGAGCTGCACCGGGCCGCCGCCGCGGTCGAGCTGGGTGACGGCGGCCGGGCGGTGGAGACCCACCACCGGATCGCCGACCCGGCGTTCAACGCCCTGCTGCCCGAGCGGCGCGCGCACCACCTGCTCGACATCGCCCGGGGCTTCGCCCAGATCGGCGACGTCGCGAACGCCGGGGAGATGCTGCTGCGGGGTGACCGCCTCGCGCCCTCCGAGATCCGCTGCCGGCCGATCGCGCACGAGGTGATGTCCGACGTGCTCCGACGCACCCGTGGTACGCCGCCGCCGCCGATTGCCGAGTTGGCTGAGCACATGGGAGTCGGAGTATGA
- a CDS encoding ferredoxin reductase family protein: protein MTYQDTRTVGRRSGASAPYGGRSAAPPPPGRPRRGAAGRRTLSGLFWLGLAATVLPWWLDTPAGSLAGTTDVLTAAGRITGLVAGYLLLVQVLMMSRLGVLERWVGGERLSRAHRDLGATLLVAVLAHVALLVVGYARIEEKSVLGEVGALLSDYEDMISAFLAAGIMVAVGCTAVRGVRRRLPYELWYHLHLTSYLALLLGYGHQFSNGAQLYEPGPVRTGWAAAYLLVVAALVWGRVIAPLHFNLRHRLRVADVVAESPDTISIYLTGRRLNQIDMLGGQYFRWRFLNLGGWWQSHPFSLSAAANGRWLRLTVKVVGRHTADLRDLTAGTRVWAEGPSGTFTAVHRTRERALLIAGGSGIAPLRAMLEELPPGAAVIYRARTPADVLLHQELDWLAHARHTSVWYVIGSRDDPGPRQVMSPEGLRRLVPDLTRRDVYLCGPGGLVDEAVRVLRRAGVPRRQIHLATFEL from the coding sequence GTGACATACCAGGACACCCGCACCGTCGGGCGCCGGAGCGGGGCATCCGCCCCGTACGGCGGCCGCTCGGCTGCCCCGCCGCCGCCCGGCCGGCCTCGCCGCGGGGCGGCCGGCCGCCGTACCCTCTCCGGGCTGTTCTGGCTGGGCCTGGCCGCCACGGTGCTGCCCTGGTGGCTGGACACCCCGGCCGGCTCGCTGGCCGGGACCACCGACGTGCTCACCGCCGCCGGCCGGATCACCGGCCTGGTCGCCGGCTACCTGCTGCTGGTCCAGGTGCTGATGATGAGCCGGCTCGGCGTGCTGGAGCGCTGGGTCGGCGGTGAGCGGCTCTCCCGGGCGCACCGGGACCTCGGCGCCACCCTGCTGGTGGCGGTCCTCGCCCACGTCGCCCTGCTCGTGGTGGGTTACGCCCGGATCGAGGAGAAATCCGTCCTCGGCGAGGTCGGCGCCCTGCTGTCCGACTACGAGGACATGATCTCCGCGTTCCTGGCCGCCGGGATCATGGTGGCGGTCGGCTGCACCGCCGTGCGGGGCGTCCGCCGGCGCCTGCCCTACGAACTCTGGTACCACCTGCACCTGACCAGCTACCTCGCGCTGCTGCTCGGCTACGGCCATCAGTTCAGCAACGGCGCGCAACTCTACGAGCCCGGGCCGGTGCGCACCGGATGGGCCGCCGCGTACCTGCTGGTCGTGGCGGCCCTGGTCTGGGGCCGGGTGATCGCCCCGCTGCACTTCAACCTGCGCCACCGGCTGCGGGTCGCCGACGTGGTGGCGGAGAGCCCGGACACCATCTCGATCTACCTGACCGGTCGCCGGCTCAACCAGATCGACATGCTCGGCGGGCAGTACTTCCGCTGGCGCTTTCTGAACCTCGGCGGCTGGTGGCAGTCCCACCCGTTCTCGCTCTCCGCAGCGGCCAACGGTCGCTGGCTGCGGCTCACCGTCAAGGTGGTCGGCCGGCACACCGCGGACCTGCGGGACCTCACCGCCGGCACCCGGGTGTGGGCCGAAGGGCCCTCGGGCACCTTCACCGCGGTGCACCGGACCAGGGAGCGGGCCCTGCTGATCGCCGGGGGCAGCGGCATCGCGCCGCTACGGGCGATGCTGGAGGAGTTGCCGCCCGGCGCGGCCGTGATCTACCGGGCCCGGACGCCCGCCGACGTCCTCCTGCACCAGGAGCTGGACTGGCTGGCCCACGCCCGGCACACCTCGGTCTGGTACGTGATCGGCTCCCGGGACGATCCCGGTCCGCGCCAGGTGATGAGCCCGGAGGGGTTGCGCCGGCTGGTACCCGACCTGACCCGCCGCGACGTCTACCTGTGCGGCCCGGGCGGCCTGGTCGACGAGGCCGTCCGCGTGCTGCGCCGGGCCGGCGTCCCCCGACGGCAGATCCACCTGGCCACCTTCGAGCTGTAG
- a CDS encoding DUF1501 domain-containing protein, which yields MGAAFFTDLGDRAADVTIMVSSEFGRWVAANQGGTDHGHGGVITIRSGRRLAGPLLGSWHGLNDLDSGDVPEYNTMFNVLRIGRPGPIRLTTAQIGKIFPRQEFTPMKLHA from the coding sequence ATGGGCGCGGCCTTCTTCACCGATCTCGGCGACCGGGCCGCCGACGTCACGATCATGGTGTCCAGCGAGTTCGGCCGGTGGGTCGCCGCCAACCAGGGCGGCACCGACCACGGGCACGGGGGTGTGATCACGATCCGGAGCGGGCGTAGGCTCGCCGGACCCCTGCTCGGGTCGTGGCACGGACTGAACGATCTGGACAGCGGTGACGTACCCGAATACAACACCATGTTCAACGTCTTACGGATCGGTCGCCCAGGGCCGATTCGGCTGACCACGGCACAGATCGGCAAGATCTTCCCCCGGCAGGAATTCACCCCCATGAAGCTGCACGCGTGA
- a CDS encoding flavoprotein, which produces MNGSPTSNGRRRVLYVIACGSPLARHVGRLVDLAQQEGWDVCVVTTPDGAKFVDRTELARQTGHPVRTHYKNPGDPDVLPPADAMLVCPATVNTVNKWAAGITDTLALGLLVEAQGLGVPIAAVPYTNSAMAAHPAFLAGVARLREWGVQVVFGDHVLPLHPPGTGERHLDAFPWAVGLAALAGARRPATPVG; this is translated from the coding sequence ATGAACGGTTCACCCACCAGCAACGGGCGCCGCCGGGTGCTCTACGTCATCGCCTGCGGTTCGCCGCTGGCCCGTCACGTGGGCCGGCTCGTCGACCTCGCCCAGCAGGAAGGCTGGGACGTCTGCGTGGTCACCACGCCGGACGGCGCGAAGTTCGTCGACCGGACCGAGCTGGCCCGGCAGACCGGTCACCCGGTACGCACCCACTACAAGAACCCGGGCGACCCGGACGTGCTGCCCCCGGCGGACGCCATGCTGGTCTGCCCGGCGACGGTCAACACCGTCAACAAGTGGGCGGCCGGCATCACGGACACGCTCGCCCTGGGGCTGCTGGTCGAGGCGCAGGGCCTCGGGGTGCCGATCGCGGCGGTCCCGTACACCAACTCGGCGATGGCCGCCCATCCGGCGTTCCTCGCCGGGGTGGCCCGGCTGCGGGAGTGGGGCGTGCAGGTGGTCTTCGGCGACCACGTCCTACCGCTGCACCCGCCTGGCACCGGCGAGCGGCACCTGGACGCCTTCCCCTGGGCGGTCGGGCTCGCGGCGCTGGCCGGCGCGCGCCGCCCGGCCACCCCGGTCGGCTGA
- a CDS encoding FAD:protein FMN transferase: MGTAISLDLADDLPAATLWELAEETFGWLREVDARFSTYRADSEVSRLDRGELPLADTSADLRAVLERCADLWAETDGFFDAYATGRLDPSGYVKGWAAQVASDRLVAAGAGNHCLNAGGDVRVRGRSAGGGEWRIGVRHPWDPGAACLVLTGTDLAVATSGVYERGHHVLDPRQGVPARGLRSVTVVGPDLGTADAYATAAVAMGAAGIAWLDALPAPHLHVVVTDDARLLHSRTLPLTS; this comes from the coding sequence ATGGGTACGGCGATCAGCCTCGACCTGGCCGACGACCTGCCCGCCGCCACCCTGTGGGAGTTGGCCGAGGAGACCTTCGGCTGGCTCCGCGAGGTCGACGCGCGGTTCAGCACGTACCGGGCGGACAGCGAGGTGTCCCGCCTCGACCGGGGCGAGCTGCCGCTCGCGGACACCTCGGCCGACCTGCGGGCCGTGCTCGAGCGCTGCGCCGACCTGTGGGCGGAGACCGACGGCTTCTTCGACGCGTACGCGACCGGCCGGCTGGACCCATCCGGCTACGTCAAGGGCTGGGCGGCGCAGGTCGCCTCCGACCGGCTGGTCGCCGCCGGTGCCGGCAACCACTGCCTGAACGCCGGCGGCGACGTCCGGGTGCGCGGCCGATCGGCCGGCGGTGGGGAGTGGCGGATCGGTGTCCGGCACCCGTGGGACCCCGGCGCCGCCTGCCTGGTGCTGACCGGCACGGACCTGGCGGTCGCCACCTCCGGCGTGTACGAGCGTGGCCACCACGTGCTCGATCCGCGCCAGGGCGTCCCGGCGCGCGGCCTGCGCTCGGTCACCGTCGTCGGCCCCGACCTGGGCACCGCCGACGCCTACGCCACGGCGGCGGTGGCGATGGGCGCCGCCGGGATCGCCTGGCTCGACGCCCTGCCCGCCCCGCACCTGCACGTCGTCGTCACCGACGACGCCCGCCTGCTCCACTCCCGCACCCTGCCGCTGACCTCCTGA
- a CDS encoding DUF3040 domain-containing protein, giving the protein MLSKEDQRRFEQITRQLRESDPQFFARLDSRARARRGRYLMLLTIVLWASLPAMTVLAGRLAGAICALVLLANAGLMWRFRRRWL; this is encoded by the coding sequence ATGCTCAGCAAAGAGGATCAGCGCAGGTTCGAGCAGATCACCCGCCAGCTGCGGGAGAGCGACCCGCAGTTCTTCGCCCGGCTCGACTCCCGGGCCCGGGCCCGCCGTGGCCGGTACCTGATGCTGTTGACGATCGTGCTGTGGGCCTCGCTGCCGGCGATGACCGTACTTGCCGGCCGGCTGGCCGGCGCGATCTGCGCCCTGGTGTTGCTGGCCAACGCCGGCCTGATGTGGCGGTTCCGAAGGCGCTGGCTGTGA
- a CDS encoding SWIM zinc finger family protein translates to MTTPDGPSRFADFGPPRRVEGGLKARSTRGAIGRSWWSRRFLEVLESFALGTRLTRGRAYARKGQVLRLDIAPGLVAASVQGSRPDPYPVRIGLAAYPEGVWDRIEAELAGQAFFSARLLAGDLPPELEELFAAAGAPLFPATVDELDQHCGCPDFAVPCKHLAASFYLLAEAFDADPFQLLHWRGRNRAELLDRLRTLRGGGAIPDAVPPDRAAAPGGPAGTAVGDAPPEPSVAGAARVLGGLPALSPAEAVGRFWLSPVPLPDRPPTLAAGPELLVRQLAPPGAELGGPGLVERLRRAYREFGRPRPAAGREPGPE, encoded by the coding sequence ATGACCACACCGGACGGACCGTCCCGGTTCGCCGACTTCGGCCCGCCCCGGCGGGTCGAGGGCGGGCTGAAGGCGCGCAGCACCCGGGGCGCCATCGGCCGGTCCTGGTGGTCCCGGCGGTTCCTGGAGGTGCTGGAGTCCTTCGCCCTCGGCACGCGGCTCACCCGGGGCCGGGCGTACGCGCGCAAGGGCCAGGTGCTCCGGCTCGACATCGCCCCCGGGCTGGTCGCCGCCAGCGTGCAGGGCTCCCGGCCCGACCCCTATCCGGTGCGGATCGGGCTGGCGGCCTACCCGGAGGGGGTCTGGGACCGGATCGAGGCGGAGCTGGCCGGGCAGGCGTTCTTCAGCGCCCGGCTGCTGGCCGGGGACCTGCCGCCCGAGCTGGAGGAGCTGTTCGCCGCGGCCGGCGCGCCGCTCTTCCCGGCCACCGTGGACGAACTCGACCAGCACTGCGGCTGTCCCGACTTCGCGGTGCCGTGCAAGCACCTGGCGGCCAGCTTCTACCTGCTCGCCGAGGCGTTCGACGCGGACCCGTTCCAGCTCCTGCACTGGCGCGGCCGCAACCGGGCCGAGCTGCTCGACCGGCTGCGTACGCTGCGGGGCGGCGGCGCCATCCCCGACGCCGTCCCGCCCGACCGGGCGGCGGCGCCGGGCGGGCCGGCCGGGACGGCGGTCGGCGATGCCCCACCGGAGCCGTCCGTCGCCGGGGCGGCGCGGGTGCTGGGCGGGCTGCCGGCGCTCTCGCCGGCCGAGGCGGTGGGCCGGTTCTGGCTGTCCCCGGTGCCGCTGCCCGACCGGCCCCCCACCCTGGCGGCCGGGCCGGAGCTGCTGGTGCGCCAGCTCGCCCCGCCCGGGGCCGAACTCGGCGGTCCCGGCCTGGTCGAGCGGCTGCGCCGGGCGTACCGGGAGTTCGGCCGGCCCCGGCCGGCGGCCGGCCGAGAGCCCGGGCCGGAGTGA
- a CDS encoding DinB family protein, producing the protein MADTTIDPTLGPVLARTGDERAVLESFLDFHRAIVLRKARGLPHAEACRRLVPSLTTLAGLLKHLALVERNWFPCLFAPEPGDVYLTTEEEARASFTLEPGETVETLAAAYEAACARSRTVAARFDLDHVVPHPQLGEVSLRWVLVHLIEETARHAGHADILRELTDGETGAL; encoded by the coding sequence ATGGCGGACACCACGATCGACCCCACGCTCGGTCCCGTCCTCGCCCGCACCGGCGACGAGCGGGCCGTGCTCGAATCGTTCCTCGACTTCCACCGGGCCATCGTGCTGCGCAAGGCGCGCGGCCTCCCGCACGCCGAGGCCTGCCGGCGCCTGGTGCCCTCCCTGACCACCCTCGCCGGCCTGCTCAAGCACCTGGCGCTGGTCGAGCGGAACTGGTTCCCCTGCCTGTTCGCGCCGGAGCCGGGCGACGTCTACCTCACCACCGAGGAGGAGGCCCGGGCCAGCTTCACCCTCGAGCCGGGCGAGACGGTCGAGACCCTGGCAGCGGCGTACGAGGCGGCCTGCGCCCGCTCCCGGACCGTCGCCGCGCGGTTCGACCTGGACCACGTGGTGCCGCACCCGCAGCTCGGCGAGGTGTCGCTGCGCTGGGTGCTGGTGCACCTGATCGAGGAGACCGCCCGGCACGCCGGGCACGCGGACATCCTCCGCGAGCTGACCGACGGCGAGACCGGGGCGCTCTGA
- a CDS encoding polysaccharide pyruvyl transferase family protein, whose protein sequence is MTDDTDLTIGVLGSYGGRNLGDEAILSGLLADLRQQEPNARIVVFSRNPAHTALAHPDVEAVPWEGVSRADSSQILGQLDLLILGGGGILYDREARRYLRVVRVAQERGLPLLTYAVGVGPLSDGVDTGMVRETLAGAAELTVRDQESRMVLEEAGLTNPITVTADPAFLLEPEKFLASWLREEGVPSGQRLVGLSVREPGRAAERLDVDGYHRLLAQIADFLVHRIDAYVLFVPMERDDIRHSHGVMSHMVAAERGRILHNDYSPRQVLGLMEHFDLAVGMRLHFLIFAAMMGTPFLPLPYAGKVFDLAQRLGVPALRGLEREVEGPLLAEVDQLWDEREARAEETARRVAEACEQARGTSHVTRGVLESIRSRTLTRAGVA, encoded by the coding sequence ATGACGGATGACACCGACCTGACCATCGGTGTGCTCGGCTCGTACGGCGGTCGCAACCTCGGTGACGAGGCGATCCTCAGCGGCCTCCTGGCCGACCTGCGCCAGCAGGAGCCGAACGCCCGGATCGTCGTCTTCTCGCGGAACCCGGCGCACACCGCACTGGCCCACCCCGACGTGGAGGCGGTGCCCTGGGAGGGCGTCAGCCGGGCGGACTCGTCGCAGATCCTGGGTCAGCTCGACCTGCTCATCCTCGGCGGCGGCGGCATCCTCTACGACCGGGAGGCCCGCCGCTACCTGCGGGTGGTCCGGGTCGCCCAGGAGCGCGGCCTGCCCCTGCTCACCTACGCGGTCGGCGTCGGCCCGCTCAGCGACGGCGTGGACACCGGCATGGTGCGGGAGACGCTGGCGGGCGCCGCCGAGCTGACCGTACGCGACCAGGAGTCCCGGATGGTGCTGGAGGAGGCCGGGCTGACCAACCCGATCACCGTCACCGCCGACCCGGCGTTCCTGCTGGAACCGGAGAAGTTCCTGGCGAGCTGGCTGCGCGAGGAGGGCGTGCCGTCCGGCCAGCGGCTGGTCGGGTTGAGCGTCCGGGAGCCGGGCCGGGCCGCGGAACGCCTCGACGTGGACGGCTACCACCGGCTGCTCGCTCAGATCGCCGACTTCCTCGTGCACCGCATCGACGCGTACGTGCTCTTCGTGCCGATGGAGCGCGACGACATCCGGCACTCGCACGGGGTGATGTCGCACATGGTCGCCGCCGAGCGGGGCCGGATCCTGCACAACGACTACTCGCCCCGGCAGGTGCTCGGCCTGATGGAGCACTTCGACCTCGCGGTCGGCATGCGCCTGCACTTTCTGATCTTCGCCGCCATGATGGGCACGCCGTTCCTGCCCCTGCCGTACGCCGGAAAAGTCTTCGACCTGGCCCAGCGGCTCGGGGTGCCGGCGCTGCGCGGCTTGGAACGCGAGGTGGAGGGCCCGCTGCTGGCCGAGGTGGACCAGTTGTGGGACGAGCGGGAGGCGCGGGCGGAGGAGACCGCCCGGCGGGTGGCCGAGGCGTGTGAACAGGCCCGGGGCACCTCCCACGTCACCCGGGGCGTGCTGGAGAGCATCCGGTCGCGCACCCTGACGCGGGCGGGCGTGGCCTGA
- a CDS encoding carbohydrate kinase family protein, translated as MVDLLVIGGLGVDIRAQVPALPLPVADSLAVPPIELRIGNTGAGVALAAHALGLRVALVDVLGADPAGDVVRAALARTSVRTVLADAPAGTRRSVNMVDPAGRRMSLYDPRPWSGPAPFAAVELTALVREAAHVHLSIMDWARDALPVLRAGLPDGVRLSTDLHDWDGENDYHHPFAEAADLVFVSDVRLGDRAGKVAAGLAPRTVLVTGGAAGATLHAPDTPPVRVPATTPPAPVVDTNGAGDAFAAGLIAARLRGAAPLDAARYAARVAAAACTHDGMEYPPGLLPRD; from the coding sequence ATGGTCGATCTGCTCGTGATCGGTGGCCTCGGCGTCGACATCCGCGCCCAGGTGCCCGCGCTGCCGCTGCCGGTCGCCGACTCGCTGGCCGTGCCCCCGATTGAGCTGCGGATCGGCAACACCGGTGCCGGGGTGGCGCTCGCCGCGCACGCCCTGGGCCTGCGGGTGGCGCTGGTCGACGTGTTGGGCGCGGACCCGGCCGGCGACGTGGTCCGGGCGGCGCTGGCCCGCACCTCGGTCCGCACCGTGCTGGCCGACGCCCCGGCCGGCACCCGCCGGTCGGTGAACATGGTGGATCCGGCCGGCCGCCGGATGTCCCTCTACGACCCGCGCCCGTGGTCGGGGCCGGCGCCGTTCGCCGCGGTGGAGCTGACCGCGCTGGTCCGGGAGGCCGCGCACGTGCACCTGTCGATCATGGATTGGGCCCGGGACGCGCTGCCGGTCCTGCGCGCGGGGCTCCCCGACGGCGTGCGCCTCTCCACCGACCTGCACGACTGGGACGGCGAGAACGACTACCACCACCCCTTCGCCGAGGCGGCCGACCTGGTCTTCGTCAGCGACGTCCGGCTCGGCGACCGGGCCGGCAAGGTGGCGGCGGGGCTGGCGCCCCGGACCGTGCTGGTGACCGGTGGGGCGGCCGGCGCGACCCTGCACGCCCCGGACACCCCGCCGGTCCGGGTGCCCGCGACCACCCCGCCGGCCCCGGTGGTGGACACCAACGGCGCCGGCGACGCCTTCGCCGCCGGCCTGATCGCCGCCCGGCTGCGCGGCGCCGCCCCGCTCGACGCGGCCCGGTACGCCGCCCGGGTGGCCGCCGCGGCCTGCACCCACGACGGGATGGAGTATCCGCCGGGGCTGCTGCCCCGGGACTGA
- a CDS encoding FMN-binding protein — protein sequence MRRALLAITGLAASTTALLVLKGSPGATQIAQGLPAAGAPVAPGGSTAPGLTPGATPDPTASAKASVKPGASRTSGAKASPTVRTTTAAPRTTTSAPRPATRTVTGPTVSYKYGSLQVRITLSGTRIVDATALGMPVGGQSGQRSDDVQARYSGTAGEVVAKQSANLNTVSGATYTSTAYQQSLQAAIDKA from the coding sequence ATGCGTCGCGCGCTCCTCGCCATCACCGGCCTGGCCGCCAGCACCACCGCGCTGCTGGTGCTCAAGGGTTCCCCGGGCGCCACCCAGATCGCCCAGGGCCTGCCCGCCGCCGGGGCGCCCGTCGCCCCCGGCGGGTCGACGGCCCCCGGCCTCACCCCGGGCGCCACCCCCGATCCCACCGCCTCGGCGAAGGCGAGCGTCAAGCCCGGTGCCAGCCGGACCTCGGGGGCGAAGGCCAGCCCCACCGTGAGAACGACCACCGCCGCCCCGCGGACCACCACCAGCGCCCCCAGGCCGGCCACCCGGACGGTCACCGGCCCGACCGTCAGCTACAAGTACGGCTCGCTCCAGGTGCGGATCACCCTCAGCGGCACCCGGATCGTCGACGCCACCGCCCTCGGCATGCCGGTCGGCGGGCAGTCCGGCCAGCGCAGCGACGACGTGCAGGCGCGCTACAGCGGCACCGCCGGCGAGGTGGTCGCCAAGCAGAGCGCCAACCTCAACACGGTCTCCGGGGCCACCTACACCAGCACCGCGTACCAGCAGTCGCTCCAGGCCGCGATCGACAAGGCGTGA
- a CDS encoding bifunctional DNA primase/polymerase, translating into MWGDVGPRVAHLSPLERVRLRRVAVRYAAHGWPVTPGACLANRRFVCGRAGCPTVGCHPALENWEHAASADPARVATWWRDRPHGVLLPTGRSFDVLEVAAHLGRRVLDTVATHPAGVGVRGPVLVTPTGRWMFLVRPGDPLRPELEHCFQVVRHGPGSWIAAPPTRLPEGTVRWAVAPEHARWQLPDSYLVQNALIAALRAAGIRLTPELLPGQLPLPRRGG; encoded by the coding sequence ATGTGGGGCGATGTCGGACCACGCGTGGCCCACCTGTCGCCGCTGGAGCGGGTCCGGCTGCGCCGGGTGGCCGTCCGCTACGCCGCCCACGGCTGGCCGGTCACCCCCGGCGCCTGCCTGGCCAACCGCCGCTTCGTCTGCGGCCGGGCCGGCTGTCCCACCGTCGGCTGCCACCCCGCCCTGGAGAACTGGGAGCACGCGGCGAGCGCCGACCCGGCCCGGGTGGCCACCTGGTGGCGCGACCGGCCGCACGGGGTGCTGCTGCCCACCGGGCGCTCGTTCGACGTGCTGGAGGTCGCCGCCCACCTCGGCCGACGGGTGCTGGACACCGTCGCGACCCATCCGGCCGGGGTCGGCGTACGCGGGCCGGTGCTGGTCACCCCGACCGGCCGCTGGATGTTCCTGGTCCGTCCGGGCGACCCGCTCCGGCCGGAGCTGGAGCACTGCTTCCAGGTGGTCCGGCACGGCCCCGGCTCGTGGATCGCGGCGCCGCCGACCCGGCTGCCCGAGGGGACGGTGCGGTGGGCGGTCGCCCCCGAGCATGCCCGCTGGCAGCTCCCCGACTCCTACCTGGTGCAGAACGCGCTGATCGCGGCGTTACGGGCGGCCGGGATCCGGCTCACCCCCGAGCTGCTCCCCGGCCAGCTCCCGCTCCCCCGGCGCGGCGGCTGA
- a CDS encoding phosphotransferase family protein has protein sequence MTNPTKTRIHWTDLPDHVRAAVEEILGDRVVAAVSQRGGFSPGTADRVRTAGGRRAFVKAVSPAQNDRSPTLHRTEALVAAALPPTAPAPRLLGSYDDGDWVALAFTDVDGRHPVTPWDARELAAVLSTLEAMAVALTPAPVPTVPTAAEQLAPDFAGWGRIVEDPPADLDPWARARLPELGAAAARGLAALAGETLSHLDVRADNLLVGPDGTVTVVDWPWACRGPAWLDSLMILINVQVYGGHDPEALLRARPLTAGVDPADVTGVLAGFVGFFLDAARWPPPPGIPTVRAFQRRQGDALLRWLARRLS, from the coding sequence GTGACGAACCCGACGAAGACCCGGATCCACTGGACCGACCTGCCCGACCACGTCCGGGCGGCGGTCGAGGAGATCCTCGGCGACCGGGTGGTGGCGGCGGTGTCGCAGCGGGGCGGCTTCTCCCCCGGCACCGCCGACCGGGTGCGCACCGCCGGCGGCCGGCGGGCCTTCGTCAAGGCGGTCAGCCCGGCCCAGAACGACCGCAGCCCCACCCTGCACCGCACTGAGGCGCTGGTCGCCGCCGCCCTGCCGCCGACCGCACCGGCGCCCCGGCTGCTCGGCAGCTACGACGACGGCGACTGGGTGGCGCTGGCCTTCACCGACGTCGACGGCCGGCACCCGGTGACGCCGTGGGACGCCCGGGAGCTGGCCGCCGTGCTGTCCACCCTGGAGGCGATGGCGGTCGCGCTCACCCCGGCGCCGGTGCCGACCGTCCCCACCGCCGCCGAGCAGCTCGCCCCGGACTTCGCCGGTTGGGGGCGGATCGTCGAGGACCCGCCGGCCGACCTGGATCCGTGGGCCCGGGCGCGGCTGCCGGAGCTGGGCGCCGCCGCCGCGCGCGGGCTCGCCGCGCTGGCCGGGGAGACCCTGAGCCACCTCGACGTCCGGGCCGACAACCTGCTGGTTGGCCCGGACGGGACGGTCACCGTGGTCGACTGGCCGTGGGCCTGTCGCGGCCCGGCCTGGCTGGACAGCCTGATGATCCTGATCAACGTGCAGGTGTACGGCGGGCACGACCCCGAGGCGCTGCTGCGCGCCCGGCCGCTCACCGCCGGCGTGGACCCGGCCGACGTGACCGGGGTGCTGGCCGGCTTCGTCGGCTTCTTCCTCGACGCCGCCCGGTGGCCACCGCCACCCGGCATCCCGACGGTACGGGCGTTCCAGCGCCGCCAGGGCGACGCGCTGCTGCGCTGGCTGGCCCGCCGGCTCAGCTGA